A portion of the Longimicrobiaceae bacterium genome contains these proteins:
- a CDS encoding serine hydrolase, translated as MPKTWTVVALTTAVTACASGNRAPSADGIVLEGDLARVLDARLSSEPGLAGAFLVARGGEVVFAQGYGEADRETGRRWTPRTVSDIGSLVKGVTGAAIVKLQEEGRLSITDTLGTFFDRVPADKRGITLHQLLTHTAGFGSATGSDRDPVSRDSLIALAMGAPLRSKPGASYRYSNTGYSILAAVVEKASGMPYERYVQERLFAPAGLRETGYTAPTWPKDRLAHGYRSDGTDWGSPLDQPWRADGPGWHLRGNGGMLSTVHDLYRWLEALQGDAVLDAESRRQLFAPHVAELPGSNMHYGYGWGVVEAPEGRRIWHDGGNPYFHAEYVLLPEQNAIAVALTNAQSPAFVAAWNAVRHAALTGRLPEEAPAAVVPVALLDEYAGEYRIPSGPEATIRREGAGLVMTSGENSAAMTATSETRFAVPSLGLTMEFVRDDAGRVSAFRAEQGGGTFTAQRVGDAPAAAASNGVALPDTPAGGRVREFLSLMASEGDAAIRRFVQETFTREFRSDFTMSAHLEQLRGMRTRLADAEVVDYRGSATSAVLRLRSPGSGTVYTARFTFQGDDARIAELALTR; from the coding sequence ATGCCGAAAACCTGGACAGTCGTTGCGCTGACCACCGCCGTGACGGCGTGCGCGAGCGGAAACCGCGCCCCTTCGGCCGACGGCATCGTGCTGGAAGGAGACCTGGCGCGGGTGCTGGATGCGCGGCTCTCGTCGGAGCCGGGGCTGGCGGGGGCGTTCCTGGTGGCGCGCGGCGGTGAGGTGGTCTTCGCGCAGGGGTACGGCGAGGCGGACCGGGAGACGGGGCGTCGCTGGACTCCACGCACCGTGAGCGACATCGGCTCGCTGGTGAAGGGAGTCACGGGTGCGGCGATCGTGAAGCTGCAGGAGGAGGGCCGGCTCTCGATTACGGACACCCTGGGCACCTTCTTCGATCGGGTCCCGGCGGACAAGCGTGGGATCACGCTGCACCAGCTGCTGACCCACACCGCGGGCTTCGGGAGCGCGACGGGCTCGGACCGGGACCCGGTCTCGCGAGACTCGCTGATCGCGCTGGCGATGGGGGCGCCGCTGCGCTCGAAGCCGGGCGCCTCGTACCGGTACTCCAACACCGGCTACTCGATCCTTGCGGCCGTCGTGGAGAAGGCATCGGGGATGCCGTACGAACGGTACGTGCAGGAGCGGCTCTTCGCGCCGGCTGGTCTTCGCGAAACGGGGTACACGGCACCGACCTGGCCGAAGGACCGGCTGGCGCACGGGTATCGCTCCGACGGGACCGACTGGGGATCGCCGCTGGACCAACCGTGGCGCGCCGACGGTCCTGGCTGGCACCTGCGCGGCAACGGAGGCATGCTCTCGACCGTCCACGACCTCTACCGCTGGCTGGAGGCGCTGCAGGGAGACGCCGTGCTCGATGCAGAGAGCCGCCGGCAGCTGTTCGCTCCGCACGTGGCGGAGCTGCCCGGCTCGAACATGCACTACGGCTACGGCTGGGGTGTCGTGGAGGCGCCAGAGGGGCGGCGCATCTGGCACGACGGCGGGAACCCATACTTCCACGCGGAGTACGTGCTCCTCCCGGAGCAGAACGCGATCGCGGTAGCGCTCACGAACGCGCAGAGTCCGGCGTTCGTTGCGGCCTGGAACGCGGTCAGGCACGCCGCGCTGACCGGGCGGCTTCCCGAGGAGGCCCCCGCCGCGGTCGTGCCCGTGGCGCTGCTGGACGAGTACGCCGGCGAGTACCGTATCCCCAGTGGCCCGGAGGCGACGATCCGGCGCGAGGGTGCAGGTCTGGTGATGACGTCCGGCGAGAACTCGGCGGCGATGACGGCCACCTCCGAGACGCGCTTTGCGGTGCCTTCGCTGGGCTTGACGATGGAGTTCGTGCGTGACGACGCGGGCCGCGTGAGCGCGTTCCGGGCCGAGCAGGGCGGAGGCACCTTCACCGCGCAGCGGGTCGGTGATGCGCCGGCAGCGGCAGCGAGCAACGGGGTCGCCCTCCCGGACACCCCTGCCGGCGGGCGGGTGCGCGAGTTCCTGAGCCTCATGGCCAGCGAAGGCGACGCCGCAATCCGGCGCTTCGTCCAGGAGACGTTCACGCGGGAGTTCCGCAGCGACTTCACGATGTCGGCGCACCTGGAACAGCTTCGGGGGATGCGGACCCGGCTGGCGGACGCGGAAGTCGTCGACTATCGGGGCAGCGCCACGTCCGCCGTGTTGCGCCTGCGCTCCCCCGGCAGCGGGACCGTCTATACCGCGCGGTTCACCTTCCAGGGAGACGACGCCCGCATCGCGGAGCTCGCGCTCACGCGTTAG
- a CDS encoding M56 family metallopeptidase, producing the protein MSGETLFAWLATYALHSTILLGCAWVLTQACRRLDVRDVVWKLATTGALLSATLQVGLGVRVAEPSPLGGSATAWLQPPSGTGPGAPAAGLWVAVWAAGACLGLGVRERRRRIFWRTLADRRPVDGPELLVPLRTLSSRFGLRRPVRLTASEQLLVPAALGRAEICVPEPLFRRLSPSQRESVLAHELAHLRRRDPLWRAASELLVAIFFFQPLHRLAAARMRETAEFTCDDYAVLHTGDRRSLVESLALFAACFRSRPVGAVSGLGGEPSPLIVRVHRVLDPRTGQQGRALARRVALVGGTSSILALIAFGPGLPAPLGVLSVTEEVVVRGISFGPGGRVERIAPGGFLVLAERGPLRERRLEVRSARDGEWLVSYRVDGRPAEFDGEARRWAARRFPSP; encoded by the coding sequence GTGAGCGGCGAAACCCTCTTCGCCTGGCTGGCTACATACGCACTGCACAGCACCATTCTCCTCGGCTGCGCGTGGGTGCTGACGCAGGCCTGCCGCCGCCTGGACGTGCGGGACGTGGTCTGGAAGCTCGCAACGACGGGGGCGCTGCTGAGCGCCACCCTCCAGGTCGGCCTCGGCGTGCGCGTGGCCGAGCCGTCGCCGCTCGGCGGGAGCGCGACGGCGTGGCTGCAGCCCCCTTCCGGCACCGGGCCCGGGGCTCCCGCGGCCGGCCTCTGGGTCGCAGTCTGGGCAGCCGGAGCCTGTCTCGGCCTGGGCGTGCGTGAGCGCAGGAGGAGAATCTTCTGGCGCACGCTGGCGGACCGCCGCCCCGTCGATGGTCCGGAGCTGCTGGTGCCGCTCCGGACGCTGTCGAGCCGCTTCGGGCTGCGCCGGCCGGTCCGCCTCACCGCTTCCGAGCAGCTACTGGTTCCAGCGGCGCTCGGCCGTGCGGAGATCTGCGTCCCCGAGCCTCTGTTCCGGCGGCTCTCTCCTTCGCAGCGGGAGAGTGTGCTGGCGCACGAGCTCGCCCACCTCCGGCGGCGAGACCCGCTCTGGCGCGCGGCGTCCGAGCTCCTGGTCGCGATCTTCTTCTTCCAGCCGCTGCACCGTCTGGCCGCCGCCCGAATGCGCGAGACGGCCGAGTTCACGTGCGACGACTACGCGGTGCTGCACACCGGCGACCGCCGCTCGCTGGTCGAGTCGCTCGCCCTGTTCGCGGCGTGCTTCAGGAGCCGCCCCGTCGGTGCGGTGTCCGGCCTGGGTGGCGAGCCGTCTCCGCTCATCGTCCGCGTCCACCGGGTTCTCGATCCGCGCACCGGGCAGCAGGGCCGCGCCCTCGCCCGCCGGGTCGCGCTCGTGGGCGGCACATCCTCGATCCTCGCGCTGATCGCCTTCGGGCCCGGTCTGCCCGCGCCGCTTGGAGTCCTCTCCGTCACGGAGGAAGTCGTGGTCCGCGGCATTTCCTTCGGTCCCGGGGGGCGGGTCGAGCGCATCGCCCCCGGTGGATTCCTGGTGCTCGCGGAGCGTGGGCCCCTCCGCGAACGTCGCCTCGAAGTGCGATCCGCCCGTGACGGAGAGTGGCTGGTCAGCTACCGGGTGGACGGAAGGCCCGCCGAATTCGACGGGGAGGCGCGCCGCTGGGCCGCTCGCCGCTTCCCGTCCCCCTGA
- a CDS encoding BlaI/MecI/CopY family transcriptional regulator: MKDLSQMTDLQLEIMDVLWVRGEATVADVHDALVERTGLARKTIGTLLGRLEKQGMLAHRENGREFVYRATVPRSGVARATVDNVVSRVFRGDVAAMVSHVLEAGEVREGDVERIRELLARWSPGPKENP; the protein is encoded by the coding sequence ATGAAGGATCTGTCACAGATGACGGACCTGCAGCTGGAGATCATGGACGTGCTGTGGGTCCGCGGCGAGGCCACGGTGGCGGACGTTCACGACGCGCTGGTGGAGCGGACCGGGCTGGCGCGTAAGACGATCGGCACGCTCCTGGGCCGCCTGGAGAAGCAGGGCATGCTGGCGCACCGGGAAAACGGCCGCGAGTTCGTGTATCGCGCGACGGTGCCGCGCTCGGGCGTGGCGCGGGCAACGGTAGACAACGTGGTCTCGCGAGTCTTCCGGGGCGACGTGGCGGCGATGGTCAGCCACGTGCTGGAGGCCGGCGAGGTGCGCGAAGGTGACGTGGAGCGAATCCGCGAGCTGCTGGCCCGGTGGTCGCCTGGCCCGAAAGAGAACCCGTGA
- a CDS encoding amidohydrolase family protein: MSRIAPFAALVGVVALAAPALSAQLAVRGETVHTMAGAPIRDGVVLVRDGKVERVGPASQVAVPAGYRVLQAKVVTPGLVDAHSVVGLAGILNQPHDQDQLDRTDAVQPELRAVDAYNASDELVAWLRGFGVTTVHTGHGPGALASGQTMIVKTRGDNVGEALVDSATMVAFTLGPSVAGNFKSPGTRARGVAMLRTEFLKAREYERKRKAGGQARDLKLEALVQVLNGERQALFTAQRATEILAALRLAKEFGFKLVLDGAAEAYLVADEIRAAGVPVILHPSMVRTGGETENASLETAKLLRDRGIPVALQSGFEGYVPKTRVVLFEAAVAAANGLGQENALRAVTIDAARVIGADRRVGSLEPGKDADLALFDGDPFEYTTHVCAVVIEGEVVSDGCR, from the coding sequence ATGAGCCGGATCGCACCGTTCGCCGCCCTCGTGGGGGTGGTGGCGCTCGCCGCCCCCGCGCTCTCCGCGCAGCTCGCCGTCCGCGGCGAGACCGTGCACACTATGGCCGGCGCCCCCATCCGCGACGGCGTCGTGCTGGTCCGCGACGGCAAGGTGGAGCGCGTGGGCCCCGCCTCGCAGGTGGCGGTCCCCGCCGGCTACCGCGTCCTCCAGGCGAAGGTGGTCACCCCCGGGCTGGTGGACGCGCACTCGGTGGTGGGGCTCGCCGGGATCCTCAACCAGCCACACGACCAGGACCAGCTCGACCGCACCGACGCCGTGCAGCCGGAGCTGCGCGCGGTGGACGCCTACAACGCGAGCGACGAGCTGGTGGCCTGGCTCCGCGGCTTCGGCGTCACCACGGTGCACACGGGGCACGGCCCCGGCGCCCTCGCCAGCGGGCAGACGATGATCGTCAAGACGCGGGGCGACAACGTGGGCGAGGCGCTGGTGGACTCCGCCACCATGGTGGCCTTCACCCTGGGGCCGAGCGTCGCCGGCAACTTCAAGAGCCCCGGGACCCGCGCGCGCGGCGTCGCCATGCTCCGCACCGAGTTCCTCAAGGCGCGCGAGTACGAGCGCAAGCGGAAGGCGGGCGGGCAGGCGCGCGACCTGAAGCTGGAGGCGCTGGTGCAGGTGCTGAACGGGGAGCGCCAGGCGCTCTTCACCGCGCAGCGCGCCACCGAGATCCTGGCGGCCCTGCGGCTGGCAAAGGAGTTCGGCTTCAAGCTGGTGCTGGACGGCGCCGCCGAGGCGTACCTGGTGGCCGACGAGATCCGCGCCGCCGGGGTCCCGGTGATCCTGCACCCCAGCATGGTCCGGACCGGAGGAGAGACGGAGAACGCCTCGCTGGAGACGGCGAAGCTCCTCCGCGACCGCGGCATCCCCGTGGCGCTGCAGAGCGGGTTCGAGGGGTACGTCCCCAAGACCCGCGTGGTCCTCTTCGAGGCCGCCGTGGCCGCCGCCAACGGCCTGGGGCAGGAGAACGCCCTCCGCGCCGTCACCATCGACGCGGCGCGCGTCATCGGCGCCGACCGGCGCGTGGGCTCCCTGGAGCCGGGCAAGGACGCCGACCTGGCACTCTTCGACGGCGACCCCTTCGAGTACACCACGCACGTCTGCGCCGTGGTGATCGAGGGCGAGGTGGTGAGCGACGGCTGCCGCTAG